A region of Lycium barbarum isolate Lr01 chromosome 1, ASM1917538v2, whole genome shotgun sequence DNA encodes the following proteins:
- the LOC132616707 gene encoding uncharacterized protein LOC132616707 produces MANLTKLEFVALDISGKNYLSWVLDAEIHLDAMGLGDTIKENNKASNQENAKAMIFLRHHLDEDLKIEYLTIKDPLVLWKTLKEREKISDSDKLEKTFSTFHASNVLLQQQYRDKGFTKYCDLIAHLFVAEQNNNLLMKNREN; encoded by the exons ATGGCTAACCTTACAAAACTCGAGTTCGTTGCCCTTGATATTTCGGGCAAGAACTACCTATCATGGGTGCTAGATGCTGAAATCCATCTTGATGCTATGGGTCTTGGAGACACcattaaagaaaataataaagcatcCAACCAAGAAAATGCCAAGGCTATGATATTCTTGCGTCATCATCTTGATGAGGACCTGAAAATTGAATATCTTACTATTAAGGATCCACTCGTTTTATGGAAAACCTTGAAAGAAag AGAAAAGATTAGTGATTCTGATAAGCTGGAAAAGACGTTCTCCACTTTTCATGCCTCGAATGTGCTCCTGCAGCAACAATATCGAGATAAAGGTTTCACAaagtattgtgatttgattgctcATCTTTTTGTGGCTgaacaaaataataatttgcTGATGAAAAATCGCGAGAATTGA